In the genome of Cupriavidus taiwanensis, one region contains:
- a CDS encoding glycosyltransferase family 9 protein — translation MSKQWKVWLANICIGAYRLLSIGRNAACSPVREQKFSRLVVFSTTALGDFMLNTPAIRALRNRYPAARITLVANPRNRDLVSACPYVDDIVCWDHKAKSIVPTIWRLRKRKPQLAVILHSKGPYDLIAAVFAGCSYLLKNIYDDELPGQERWLEAATWTRDEGHLIQSKLDLVGHLGCDTSNPEMFVPARPVTGAAPASIIGFQLGASQPVRCWPIEHFIKLAKALLAEAEDTAIALIGSDRERSLESRFMAGLTSQERQRVTSYVGRTTLPTLITVIQRMKVLVTGDTGPLHLAIALKVRTVSLFATASPKKTGPYQDTALHKVLHVAMDWRQPAGAEPLHPMAYIKVDEVLHAVVASMRGAETGHPQSLPAAARPGQRTARPEVAVLAVS, via the coding sequence ATGTCAAAGCAGTGGAAGGTATGGCTGGCAAATATCTGCATTGGGGCCTACCGACTCCTTAGTATCGGGCGCAACGCCGCATGCTCGCCGGTGCGCGAGCAGAAGTTCAGCCGGCTCGTCGTATTCTCGACCACGGCCCTGGGTGACTTCATGCTGAATACCCCTGCCATCCGGGCCCTGCGGAACCGATATCCGGCCGCCAGGATTACGCTGGTGGCAAACCCGAGGAATCGGGACCTTGTCAGCGCATGTCCGTATGTCGACGATATCGTTTGCTGGGACCATAAGGCCAAAAGCATCGTGCCCACCATTTGGCGACTGCGAAAGCGCAAGCCGCAGTTGGCGGTCATCCTGCACTCGAAAGGGCCCTATGACCTGATCGCGGCGGTCTTCGCCGGGTGTTCTTACCTGCTCAAGAACATCTACGATGATGAACTGCCTGGCCAGGAACGGTGGCTCGAAGCGGCCACCTGGACACGGGACGAGGGTCACCTGATCCAAAGCAAGCTGGACCTGGTGGGCCATTTGGGCTGCGACACATCCAACCCCGAAATGTTCGTGCCCGCCCGTCCTGTCACCGGTGCTGCGCCGGCGAGCATCATCGGTTTCCAGTTGGGCGCCTCGCAGCCGGTCAGGTGCTGGCCGATCGAGCATTTCATCAAGTTGGCCAAGGCTCTGCTCGCCGAAGCGGAGGACACCGCGATCGCGCTGATCGGATCAGATCGGGAAAGGAGTCTGGAGAGCAGGTTCATGGCCGGGCTGACGTCGCAAGAAAGGCAACGTGTCACCAGCTACGTCGGCCGAACCACGCTGCCCACACTGATTACCGTGATTCAGCGCATGAAGGTGCTGGTTACCGGCGATACCGGCCCTCTCCATCTGGCTATCGCACTCAAGGTAAGGACCGTCAGCCTTTTTGCCACCGCGAGCCCGAAGAAAACCGGCCCCTATCAGGACACGGCCTTGCACAAGGTGTTGCACGTAGCGATGGACTGGCGACAGCCGGCCGGGGCTGAGCCTCTCCACCCGATGGCGTACATCAAGGTCGACGAGGTCCTGCACGCTGTGGTGGCCTCGATGCGAGGTGCCGAAACCGGGCATCCGCAGTCGTTGCCTGCGGCCGCCCGCCCGGGGCAACGGACGGCCAGACCGGAAGTGGCCGTCCTGGCGGTCTCGTAA
- a CDS encoding sigma-70 family RNA polymerase sigma factor has translation MSLDPAELQALRPYLLRFARLQLRDEAVAEDAVSETLLAALEHPERFAGQSALRTYLVGILKHKIIDALRSGRREVRLALATDGDGQPQSDDDAFDALFTRNGHYQDPPSDWGDPERAFERREFFEILQLCVDRLPARTGRIFMMREWLELDTEEICQHLQISATNAWAMLYRARMRLRECLELHWFGQRGRPGKAG, from the coding sequence ATGAGCCTCGACCCCGCCGAACTGCAGGCGCTACGCCCCTACCTGTTGCGCTTCGCGCGCCTGCAGCTGCGCGACGAGGCGGTGGCCGAGGATGCCGTCTCGGAAACGCTGCTGGCCGCGCTCGAGCATCCGGAGCGCTTTGCCGGCCAGTCGGCGCTGCGCACCTACCTGGTCGGCATCCTCAAGCACAAGATCATCGACGCGCTGCGCAGCGGCAGGCGCGAGGTCAGGCTGGCGCTGGCTACCGACGGCGATGGCCAGCCGCAGTCCGACGATGACGCCTTCGACGCCCTGTTCACGCGCAACGGCCACTACCAGGATCCACCCTCCGACTGGGGCGATCCGGAGCGCGCGTTCGAGCGTCGCGAGTTCTTCGAGATCCTGCAGCTATGTGTGGACCGCCTGCCGGCGCGCACCGGCCGCATCTTCATGATGCGGGAATGGCTGGAGCTGGACACCGAAGAAATCTGTCAGCATTTGCAGATCAGCGCGACCAATGCCTGGGCGATGCTCTACCGGGCCCGCATGCGCCTGCGCGAATGCCTCGAACTACACTGGTTCGGGCAGCGTGGCCGGCCCGGCAAGGCCGGCTGA
- a CDS encoding ATP-binding protein produces MDFEIPEALIHPLLAMIETGSPLARQLQQHGVCHGNMLVSSKLFDAHALSSLYTLSKTQNERALMFQMLALDNIYNAPQARVIPGLDQLVAGLAAYLSRDVIDGWLYQRNRDGVLLPWVVRRMRYVLPEQGMAYVVVDLLANTMQSANSALTDHHLRRSGMTTSMVITRDDIANRTIPELLAEFGFYKECAEFRQEYEQHAQRFVRCQRGFGAQFVATRAAFAVDGKGAAELIPIADAAGARCVNDEERLERRFEMTCDPSFWREAGIMEGFERVPLHGYVHLFHLEWHRNIWVHVQHLADYRYQPALRDKLVLPAHHRDLIDILTSHMDMLAPDFVPGKSGGTTILCQGAPGLGKTLTAEVYAEVVGKPLYRVHSGQLGTTAASVGATLMTILRRAMRWNAILLLDEADVYIRRRDNDLEHNAIVAEFLRTLEYFSGLLFMTTNRIGDVDDAILSRCIATIHYTTPCREDAVRLWRLQAAQFGAELDDVLIDALADAYPAASGRDIKELLKLATRYGKAKEIPLSMDVFRLCGQFRGIG; encoded by the coding sequence ATGGATTTCGAGATTCCGGAGGCGCTGATCCATCCCCTGCTGGCGATGATCGAAACCGGTTCGCCGCTGGCCCGGCAGTTGCAGCAGCATGGCGTGTGCCACGGCAATATGCTGGTGTCGAGCAAGCTGTTCGACGCGCATGCGCTCAGTTCGCTCTATACGCTCAGCAAGACCCAGAACGAGCGCGCGCTGATGTTCCAGATGCTGGCGCTGGACAACATCTACAACGCGCCGCAGGCGCGCGTGATTCCGGGGCTCGACCAACTGGTGGCGGGGCTGGCCGCGTACCTGTCGCGCGACGTCATCGACGGCTGGCTGTACCAGCGCAACCGCGACGGCGTGCTGCTGCCCTGGGTGGTACGCCGCATGCGTTATGTCTTGCCCGAGCAAGGCATGGCGTACGTGGTGGTGGACCTGCTCGCCAATACCATGCAGTCGGCCAACTCCGCGCTGACCGACCACCACCTGCGGCGCTCGGGCATGACTACGTCGATGGTGATTACGCGCGACGATATTGCCAACCGCACCATCCCGGAGTTGCTGGCCGAATTCGGCTTCTACAAGGAGTGCGCGGAATTCCGCCAGGAATATGAACAGCACGCGCAGCGCTTCGTGCGCTGCCAGCGCGGCTTCGGTGCGCAGTTCGTCGCGACGCGCGCGGCGTTCGCGGTCGATGGCAAGGGCGCGGCCGAGCTGATCCCGATCGCCGATGCCGCGGGCGCGCGCTGCGTGAACGACGAGGAGCGGCTGGAGCGCCGTTTCGAGATGACCTGCGACCCGTCGTTCTGGCGCGAGGCGGGCATCATGGAGGGCTTCGAGCGGGTGCCGCTGCATGGCTACGTGCACCTGTTCCACCTGGAGTGGCACCGCAATATCTGGGTACACGTGCAGCACCTGGCCGACTACCGCTACCAGCCCGCGCTGCGCGACAAGCTGGTGCTGCCCGCGCACCACCGCGACCTGATCGACATCCTGACCTCGCACATGGACATGCTGGCGCCGGACTTCGTGCCCGGCAAGTCCGGTGGCACCACCATCCTGTGCCAGGGTGCGCCCGGCCTGGGCAAGACGCTGACAGCCGAGGTCTATGCCGAGGTGGTGGGCAAGCCGCTGTACCGCGTGCACTCCGGGCAGCTGGGCACCACCGCGGCGTCGGTGGGGGCCACGCTGATGACCATCCTGCGCCGCGCCATGCGCTGGAACGCAATCCTGCTGCTGGACGAGGCCGACGTCTATATCCGCCGCCGCGACAACGACCTCGAACACAATGCCATCGTCGCCGAGTTCCTGCGCACGCTGGAGTACTTCAGCGGCCTGCTGTTCATGACCACCAACCGCATCGGCGACGTCGACGATGCCATCCTGTCGCGCTGCATCGCCACCATCCACTACACCACGCCGTGCCGCGAGGATGCCGTGCGGCTGTGGCGATTGCAGGCGGCGCAGTTCGGCGCGGAACTGGACGATGTGCTGATCGATGCGCTTGCCGACGCCTACCCCGCGGCGAGCGGGCGCGACATCAAGGAACTGCTGAAGCTGGCGACGCGCTACGGCAAGGCCAAGGAGATTCCGCTGTCGATGGACGTGTTCCGCCTGTGCGGGCAGTTCCGCGGGATCGGGTAA
- a CDS encoding alpha/beta hydrolase, with translation MLDPSLFGRMSFAAAAPGASPLPAGRHRLGVADERDAVLFVPEGLAPHEPVPLMVMFHGAGGFPEKILPHLEAHAQRHRFLVLAPHSLYPTWDIVIGGNGPDLQRLHQALAAVTSRYRIDPRRLAFAGFSDGASYALSLGITNGDIASHVIAFSGGFMSVFMQTGIPKVFVAHGLADEQLPIASGRAHAARLRAAGYDVEYVEFDGPHVIHAPVVERAIDFFLQ, from the coding sequence ATGCTCGACCCGTCCTTGTTCGGCCGCATGTCCTTTGCCGCCGCGGCCCCGGGTGCAAGTCCGCTGCCCGCGGGTCGGCACCGGCTCGGCGTGGCCGATGAACGCGATGCCGTGCTGTTCGTCCCGGAAGGGCTCGCACCCCATGAGCCGGTGCCCCTGATGGTCATGTTCCACGGCGCCGGCGGCTTCCCCGAAAAAATCCTGCCGCATCTCGAAGCCCATGCGCAGCGGCATCGCTTCCTGGTGCTGGCGCCGCATTCGCTCTATCCCACCTGGGACATCGTCATCGGCGGCAACGGGCCGGACCTGCAGCGGCTGCACCAGGCGCTGGCCGCGGTGACGTCGCGCTACCGGATCGATCCGCGGCGGCTGGCCTTTGCCGGGTTCTCTGACGGCGCCAGCTATGCGCTGTCGCTGGGCATTACCAACGGCGATATCGCCAGCCATGTGATCGCGTTCTCCGGCGGCTTCATGTCGGTGTTCATGCAGACCGGCATTCCCAAGGTGTTCGTCGCACACGGGCTGGCCGATGAGCAATTGCCGATTGCCAGCGGGCGCGCGCATGCGGCCAGGCTGCGCGCCGCGGGCTATGACGTGGAATACGTCGAGTTCGACGGGCCCCATGTCATCCATGCGCCGGTGGTCGAGCGCGCAATCGACTTCTTCCTGCAGTAA
- a CDS encoding Bug family tripartite tricarboxylate transporter substrate binding protein: MARPLGEGLQTALGVPVVLQYKPGAGGQIALRHVQRASNDGYTLVLALAAYAIGPLVSRSAGYDPVSDFQPVSLLAKQPLVLYVGATSKITSVSELIVRAKSHPVTVASSGYGNTSHLAIELLSQSASIRVTHVPYHGGVQAVTAAISGDVDAVFAGADSLRYVKSGKLRALAIANDTRLPIAPETPTFAEAGLQNMYVTGWYGVLAPKGTARDRIEKLDLAVKHVLSDLSKNEVLSGYGFKVVHAGPADFQAFIRQELARWSRLVAERNVVADETESGKAGVAGKDRR, from the coding sequence ATGGCGCGCCCGCTCGGCGAGGGACTGCAGACCGCGCTGGGAGTGCCAGTGGTGCTTCAATACAAGCCAGGCGCGGGCGGACAGATCGCCTTGCGCCACGTTCAACGCGCCAGCAACGATGGCTATACCCTCGTGCTCGCCCTGGCCGCCTACGCGATCGGGCCACTCGTGAGTCGGTCGGCCGGCTACGACCCAGTCAGTGATTTCCAGCCGGTTTCTCTGCTGGCAAAGCAACCATTGGTGCTTTATGTGGGCGCCACTTCGAAAATCACTTCTGTATCCGAACTGATCGTGCGCGCAAAGTCCCATCCGGTGACCGTGGCATCGTCCGGATACGGAAATACCAGCCATCTCGCCATAGAGTTGCTGTCGCAATCCGCCTCGATACGAGTGACCCATGTGCCGTACCACGGCGGCGTCCAGGCGGTCACGGCAGCAATCAGTGGTGACGTGGACGCAGTGTTCGCGGGGGCCGATAGTCTCAGGTACGTCAAATCCGGGAAGTTGCGTGCACTGGCGATTGCGAACGACACTCGCCTGCCGATCGCGCCTGAGACGCCCACCTTTGCGGAGGCCGGGTTGCAGAACATGTATGTCACCGGGTGGTATGGCGTTCTGGCCCCCAAGGGGACCGCGCGAGACAGAATCGAAAAACTCGATCTGGCGGTGAAGCATGTCCTGTCTGATTTGTCGAAGAACGAGGTGCTTTCAGGTTACGGTTTCAAGGTCGTGCACGCGGGCCCTGCAGACTTCCAGGCGTTTATTCGACAGGAGCTGGCACGCTGGAGCAGGCTGGTCGCTGAACGCAACGTGGTTGCGGATGAGACCGAGAGCGGAAAAGCGGGAGTCGCCGGCAAGGATCGACGGTAA